GAGGCCACAGTACTCTCTCCCGAGGAGTGACTAATATCAAAGCACTCTAGGCGCTCCGGTAACTCATCGAGCCCCAGCGCCTGCTGCAGCGCCTCAAAACGTTGATAGCTATTCTGTCGATCTGCGATACGACTACCGACATTCGTCGTTGCCGTATTCACCGCCAAGGTCAACCAACGTGAACGGCTTGCCCGTACCCGACTACTTATCGCCACTTTACGTGTCGACTGCTGGCTTAGCGCCGACTCAATGATCGCATGATCTTCCGGCAGCACATTGACTAGGACCTCTTTCGGGATATCACGGGCGGCACTCGCCAGGTAGAATTGCGGCAAAAAGGCTGACAACACCTCTGCCGCGCTCGGCGCCAACCTGATCTTAGGAAAATAGCTTTTACTGCCCAGTATCCTACCGCCACGCACATAGATCACCTGCACACAGGCCACCACCCCCTTCACCACGCAGGCGCATATATCAAGATCACCGCTTTCACCGTCGACGTATTGACGCTCTTGGATTGTTCGCAAAGCACCAATACGATCTCTTAGTTCTGCCGCCTTCTCGAAGTTTAGCGCCATCGACGCCGCCTCCATTTGATCGGCCAACGCTCCCATCAACTGATCACTTTTCCCCTCTAAGAACATAATCGCCTGCTCGACGCTACGGCGATAGTCCTCCGTAGCGATCAAATCGACACAGGGGCCAGAGCAACGTTTTATCTGGTACTGCAGGCAAGCCCTTGAGCGGTTCTTAAAAACACTATCCTGACAGGGACGCAATAAAAAAGTGCGCTGAAGAAATTGCAGGCTTTCACGCACAGCACCAGCATTAGGATAGGGACCAAAGAAGCGCCCCCCTCCCTGCTTCTTACCCCGATAATAGGAGATTCTCGGTGTTTCGTGATCGCTTAATAAGATATAGGGATAGCTTTTGCCGTCACGCAACAGAATGTTATAGGGTGGCAAGTGTGCCTTAATCAAACTCTGTTCGAGTAATAGCGCTTCTGTTTCACTACTGGTTACCGTCACCTCTATACGGTGGATACGTGCAACCAACGCCATCGTCTTGGTGGTTAGTCCGGTGGCCCTAAAATAACTACTAACACGGCGCTTCAGGTTCTTCGCTTTACCGACATAAAGCACCTCAGATTTCTCCGAGTACATCTGATACACGCCCGGCTTCTGCGTTAGGTCTTTTAGGTAATCGCGATAGTCGAAGCGAAAGGTCAGCTTACCTTGCTTTGCCAAGCCTTCAGCCAACATATCATCATTATCACCGACCTTCTGCTTCTTCGAAACACTGGCCGAAACTGATGGCGCAGCATTGTCATCAGCGGAGGATTTATCAACGGGTTTTACCACTATGCTATACCAAAAGCTAATCGCCGGAAGAGTTGCGCACTATGACGCAACATGATGGCTGGCTATTATAGCACTACGCTCAGCCTTCCTGAACGCCAACCTCTAACATACCGTGTCGGATAGCTAACAAGGTCAGCTCAACATCGCTGCTAATGCCGAGCTTTTCAAAAAGTCGATAACGATAGCTATTCACCGTTTTCGGGCTCAGATGAAGGCTCTCCGAGATATCTGAGACCTTGTGGCAATTAACGATCATCATGCAAATCTGTAACTCTCGTTCAGACAAGAGCTCAAACGGACTATCAGCACTTTTATCGTCGAATGACTTCAACGCAAGCTGTTGCGCCACGGCAGGGCTCAAATAACGCTGACCGGCCTTAACCACCCTGATGGCCTGTACAATATCTTCAATATCCGCCCCTTTGGTCACAAAGCCCGAGGCTCCGGCTTTCAAAAGTCGAGAGGGAAATGGATCGTCCTCACAGGCGCTAACAGCGATGACTCGCGTATCAGGGTTAGCCCTCACCAGTTTACGCGTAGCCTCTAGACCACCAATACCAGGCATACGAACATCCATCAACACAACATCGACCGCCTGTTCACGACACTGCCGCAAAGCAGCCTCACCACTGTTGGCTTCCCCTACAACAGAAATACCTTCCACATCTTGCAACATACGAATAATGCCATTACGAACAAGGTCGTGGTCATCGGCGACTATGACTTTTATCAACTTAAAACCCCTAACTAGACGGCTAGTCTCTTGTATTCTTGTTATCAACTCAGCCCGCCATCATTGGCGGTATATCG
Above is a window of Sinobacterium caligoides DNA encoding:
- the uvrY gene encoding UvrY/SirA/GacA family response regulator transcription factor, whose amino-acid sequence is MIKVIVADDHDLVRNGIIRMLQDVEGISVVGEANSGEAALRQCREQAVDVVLMDVRMPGIGGLEATRKLVRANPDTRVIAVSACEDDPFPSRLLKAGASGFVTKGADIEDIVQAIRVVKAGQRYLSPAVAQQLALKSFDDKSADSPFELLSERELQICMMIVNCHKVSDISESLHLSPKTVNSYRYRLFEKLGISSDVELTLLAIRHGMLEVGVQEG
- the uvrC gene encoding excinuclease ABC subunit UvrC, with the translated sequence MLAEGLAKQGKLTFRFDYRDYLKDLTQKPGVYQMYSEKSEVLYVGKAKNLKRRVSSYFRATGLTTKTMALVARIHRIEVTVTSSETEALLLEQSLIKAHLPPYNILLRDGKSYPYILLSDHETPRISYYRGKKQGGGRFFGPYPNAGAVRESLQFLQRTFLLRPCQDSVFKNRSRACLQYQIKRCSGPCVDLIATEDYRRSVEQAIMFLEGKSDQLMGALADQMEAASMALNFEKAAELRDRIGALRTIQERQYVDGESGDLDICACVVKGVVACVQVIYVRGGRILGSKSYFPKIRLAPSAAEVLSAFLPQFYLASAARDIPKEVLVNVLPEDHAIIESALSQQSTRKVAISSRVRASRSRWLTLAVNTATTNVGSRIADRQNSYQRFEALQQALGLDELPERLECFDISHSSGESTVASCVVFDTCGPKKSDYRLFNIKGITGGDDYAAMEQALTRRFKRLQKGEGVQPDILLIDGGKGQLSKAQQVIDEIGIEGVLLIGVAKGVTRKPGMEQLFIGREQRQLLLDADHPGLLLIQHIRDESHRFAITGHRQRRDKTRKTSTLEGIPGVGPKRRRELLRHFGGLQKISASSIEELMRVTGINEKIATDIYAALHND